The following coding sequences are from one Kallotenue papyrolyticum window:
- a CDS encoding YtxH domain-containing protein has translation MKDVLSFLGGALIGAALGAGVVLFSTPQPGPVTRASIKQRWQAALETGKQAARQREQELWAEFNTRVKAPADLPLKERSDAVTL, from the coding sequence GTGAAAGACGTACTCAGTTTTCTAGGCGGCGCGCTGATCGGCGCGGCGCTGGGCGCGGGCGTAGTGCTCTTCAGCACGCCGCAGCCGGGACCGGTTACGCGCGCATCGATCAAACAGCGCTGGCAAGCGGCGCTGGAGACGGGCAAACAGGCGGCGCGTCAGCGCGAGCAGGAGCTGTGGGCCGAGTTCAACACCCGTGTCAAGGCGCCGGCCGACCTGCCGCTCAAAGAGCGCAGTGATGCGGTCACGCTCTGA